One window from the genome of Malacoplasma penetrans HF-2 encodes:
- a CDS encoding ATP-dependent 6-phosphofructokinase has protein sequence MKKIAILTSGGDASTMNKCLSTFITYASKYNCEVVFVKNGYKGIYDNEFVKPDYTETKSWWSLPGTKIYSSRFPEILDEQVRKQMVDNLHKNSIDTLVVIGGDGSYKGARLLSKSGIKVIGLPGTIDNDIASTSYSIGFDTSLNAIVNSIKEIKSCMDSHANVAMIEIMGRHCIDLTVFAGIATEADIIITPESFYTPQQLLAKINEKRKTNSRGIIILYVELLLGTENIPTVEEYIKYIQANSKESVKKNILGYLQRGGNPTAMDMIRASLMTEHALKMISENQYNKIIGVDEFKVVSYDLETAINMKNPSRKDLIDKFFN, from the coding sequence ATGAAAAAAATCGCAATATTAACATCTGGTGGTGATGCATCAACTATGAATAAATGTCTTAGTACATTTATTACATATGCTAGTAAATACAATTGTGAAGTTGTATTTGTAAAAAATGGTTATAAAGGAATTTACGATAATGAATTTGTTAAACCGGATTATACTGAAACTAAATCTTGATGAAGTTTACCAGGAACAAAAATCTATTCTTCTAGATTTCCAGAAATCTTAGATGAACAAGTTAGAAAACAAATGGTTGATAACTTACATAAAAATTCGATTGATACATTAGTTGTCATTGGAGGAGATGGAAGTTATAAAGGAGCTAGATTATTATCTAAATCAGGAATTAAGGTTATTGGTTTACCAGGAACAATTGATAATGATATAGCTTCAACAAGTTATTCAATTGGTTTTGATACATCATTAAATGCAATTGTTAATTCAATTAAAGAAATTAAATCATGTATGGATTCTCATGCAAATGTTGCAATGATTGAAATCATGGGAAGACATTGTATTGATTTAACTGTATTTGCTGGAATTGCAACTGAAGCTGATATCATAATTACTCCTGAAAGTTTTTATACACCACAACAACTATTAGCTAAGATAAATGAAAAAAGAAAAACTAATTCTAGAGGAATTATAATTCTTTATGTTGAACTATTATTAGGTACTGAAAATATTCCAACAGTTGAAGAATACATTAAATATATTCAAGCAAATTCAAAAGAATCAGTTAAGAAAAATATTTTAGGATATTTACAACGTGGTGGGAATCCAACTGCAATGGATATGATAAGAGCAAGTTTAATGACTGAACATGCTTTAAAAATGATTAGTGAAAACCAATATAACAAAATTATTGGTGTTGATGAATTTAAAGTAGTAAGTTATGATTTAGAAACTGCTATCAATATGAAAAACCCAAGCAGAAAAGATTTAATTGATAAATTCTTTAACTAA